The following is a genomic window from Candidatus Eremiobacteraceae bacterium.
TCCGTTTCGCCGGCGCGACGACAGCATCGGAGACGTACGTCAACGACGCGGGCGCGCAGCTCGACACGCTCGCCGCTTCACTCTATGCGCGCTACTCCGCGCTCTTCGGGGTCGATGTACCGTTCCCGGAGGACGGCTACCCCGGCGACTACGTCATCGACGTCGCGCGCGCGCTCCGCGACCGCGATGGCGACAAGTGGCTGGACGCAGATCCCGATGAGCGGCGCCGCGTGCTCGGCAAGTTCGGACGCGACGTCATCGTCGAAGAACAGCGCGCCGACATGGAGCGGTTCGGCGTCCACTTCGACGTCTGGTTCTCGGAGAAAACGCTCCACGACGGCGGCGCGATCGACGACGTCGTCGCCGACCTGCAGACGCGCGGCTTCGCGTATGAGAAGGACGGGGCGATCTGGCTCCGCTCGACCGACGTCGGCGATGACCGCGACCGCGTGATACGGCGCAGCGACGGACGACCGACGTATCTGGCAGCCGATGCCGCATACCATCGCGACAAACTGCGGCGCGGCTACAAGTATCTCATCAATATCCTTGGGCCTGACCATCACGGCTACATCGCGCGCTTGAGCGCGCTCGTCGCGGCGCTCGGTCATCCCGGCAGTATCGAGGTGCTCATCGCGCAGCAGGTGACCCTCAAACGCGGCGACGAGGTCGTCGCGATGAGCAAGCGCGCCGGGAACACCGTGACGCTCGCCGAGGTGATGGACGAAGTCGGCGTCGACGCCGCGCGTTTTTTCTTCATCGAGCGCGCCCCGGAGTCGCACCTCGTCTTCGATCTCGCGCTCGCCGTCGAGCATTCGCAGAAGAATCCGGTGTTCTACGTCCAGTACGGGCACGCGCGAATCGCATCGATCCTCCGCAAAGCCGCGGAGACCGGCAAGTCGGCGCTCCTCGACCGTGCCCGCACGGCGGCCGATGTCGCGCACCTCGCCCATCCGACCGAGATCGCGCTCGCTCGGCGCTTGAGCGATTTCGAACGCACGGTCGTCGACGCGGCGAACGACCGCGCTCCGCATCGGATCGCCGAATATGCACGCAACGTGGCCGGCGACTTTCACGGGTTCTACACCGCTTGCATCGTCCTCACAGACGACGACGCGCTG
Proteins encoded in this region:
- the argS gene encoding arginine--tRNA ligase gives rise to the protein MKSRHLAALAIVEEALQSRLVDAARSVGAAADAIPRVTLPPTRDPSHGDFATPVALAAAKLWKCDPMKVASALADPRDGGIAGVASLEAARPGFVNVRMAPGFWSGVIAEVLERGDDYGRSDALAEAGPVLIEFTSANPTGPLNVVQGRSGSLGATLVEMFRFAGATTASETYVNDAGAQLDTLAASLYARYSALFGVDVPFPEDGYPGDYVIDVARALRDRDGDKWLDADPDERRRVLGKFGRDVIVEEQRADMERFGVHFDVWFSEKTLHDGGAIDDVVADLQTRGFAYEKDGAIWLRSTDVGDDRDRVIRRSDGRPTYLAADAAYHRDKLRRGYKYLINILGPDHHGYIARLSALVAALGHPGSIEVLIAQQVTLKRGDEVVAMSKRAGNTVTLAEVMDEVGVDAARFFFIERAPESHLVFDLALAVEHSQKNPVFYVQYGHARIASILRKAAETGKSALLDRARTAADVAHLAHPTEIALARRLSDFERTVVDAANDRAPHRIAEYARNVAGDFHGFYTACIVLTDDDALTSARLSLSIAAKTVLASSLRILGVSAPDSM